From the Desulfobacterales bacterium genome, the window GAATAGAGGGCAAACCATATTTTCTCAAATAATCGATTTCCTGCCTCAAAACAAATTTCGACGATGCGTTAACCGGCACAACGGTAATTACCGAATTCGTTCTTTTACATGCTACGATCAGCTTTTATGCATGGCGTTTGCCCAGCTGACTTATCGCGAAAGCCTGCGGGATATCGAGTGCTGTCTTCGTGCCATGCGAGAGAAGCTTTACCATATGGGGATAAGGGGTAAAGTTTCCCGTAATACATTGGCAAAAGCAAACGAAACACGTGATTGGCGGATATACAGCGACTTTGCCCAAATATTAATCCGGGAAGCTCGGCGACTATATGTCGATGATGGTTTCGGCCTTGACCTGGATGAGACCGTATATGCACTGGATTCATCAACAATTGATCTGTGCCTGTCGGTATTCCCTTGGGCCAGGTTTCGCAAAACCAAGGGGGCGGTAAAGCTACACACCCTTTTGGATCTGCGAGGCGATATCCCTACTTTTATATGGATCACGGACGGCAAGGTTCATGACGTCAACGTTCTTGACCATCTCATTCCGGAATCCGGCGCAATCTATGTCATGGATCGAGCTTATTTGGATTTCCAGCGACTCTATCAATTGCATCAAAGCTCGGCCGTGTTCGTGACCCGCTCAAAGGCGAACACGGGTTTACGCCGGATATATTCACACAAAGTCGATAAAAGTACCGGCGTCAAGTTCGACCAAACGGTCATTTTGACCGGTTTTTACAGCAAGAAAGATTATCCGGAAAAGTTGCGCCGGATAAAATATTTCGATGCCGAAAAAGGCAGATCTTTCATCTTTCTTACAAACCAATTTACCCTTCCGCCATTAACCATTGCGGAACTGTATCGATACCGGTGGCGAGTCGAGATTTTTTTCAAGTGGATCAAGCAGCATTTGCGTATTAAGAGCTTCTATGGAACATCAGAGAATGCTGTCAAAGCCCAAATCTGGATCGCCGTCTCAACTTATGTTCTGGTTGCCATCATGAAAAAACGGTTGAAAATCGACTTGACTCTCTACACTATTTTACAGATTTTGAGCATTACTCTATTTGAGAAAATGCCGGTTTTAGAGGCCCTCGCGGCCGATGATTACAGAAATAAAATTACTAGTAATCATATCCAACTGAAATTATTCAATTCTTAACGGGACACTACTGACTTAGCTTATAAAGTCAAATTCCAAATATCAGGGTCGCCTATGCTGGTTGTAATAACAGGTCTTTTAGCTACTCAAAGCGCTTTCTGAATTTCATCGAACATGACTGTTTTTTTTGT encodes:
- a CDS encoding IS4 family transposase, yielding MNRGQTIFSQIIDFLPQNKFRRCVNRHNGNYRIRSFTCYDQLLCMAFAQLTYRESLRDIECCLRAMREKLYHMGIRGKVSRNTLAKANETRDWRIYSDFAQILIREARRLYVDDGFGLDLDETVYALDSSTIDLCLSVFPWARFRKTKGAVKLHTLLDLRGDIPTFIWITDGKVHDVNVLDHLIPESGAIYVMDRAYLDFQRLYQLHQSSAVFVTRSKANTGLRRIYSHKVDKSTGVKFDQTVILTGFYSKKDYPEKLRRIKYFDAEKGRSFIFLTNQFTLPPLTIAELYRYRWRVEIFFKWIKQHLRIKSFYGTSENAVKAQIWIAVSTYVLVAIMKKRLKIDLTLYTILQILSITLFEKMPVLEALAADDYRNKITSNHIQLKLFNS